From Pseudoalteromonas sp. Scap06:
ACTGACGCTCACTCGGGGCCTGTTGCGGTTGGGCAACTTCCATTGCATCACCGCCCACCGATTTAAACTCTACGAGTAGTTTACGCAACCACTTATTCGACATTTTGTAGCTACTTGGGTGCGCCAAAACAGCCACCCCACCGGCGGAATGAATCGCTGAAATTGCCGTTTGCATATCACACCAGTTACTCGGTACGTAACCGGTTTTTCCTCGCCCTAAGTACTTTTTAAATACCCCAGGAAAGTTTTTAGCCACACCTCGCTCAATTAAAGCTCTGGCAAAGTGAGCGCGAGTAATTTGCGCATTTTCAGCCAGATCGCGGGCTTGTTGATAAATACCCTCAAAGCCATTTTTAGTTAATCGATGGCCTATTTCAATTGCACGGGTTTCGCGCTTTTGCTGTTGCTCGCTAAGTAATGTATGCAAAGTGCGATCATTGGTATCAATGTTAAGCCCAACAATATGTATTTCAAAACTCTCCCATTTGGTTGATATTTCAACCCCATTAATCAGTTTAAGCGGCAAGTTTTCACGTTTGATAAAAGCCTGCGCAGGCTCAATTGCGGCCACAGTATCGTGATCGGTAATGGCAAATACATCAATGTTTTTATCGACTGCTCGCGCTAATAGTTCCTCAACGGTTAAATGTCCGTCTGAGTGTGTTGTATGGCTATGTAAGTCGTATTTTATCAAATGAAAACTACTTTAATTAATGGTTTAAGGGTGTTTCACACAGTATAACAAGTTTTTTAACGAAATTGTTTTAAATAAACACTTGACACAAAAGCAGTTGATACGTTTTACTGTAGCCACTTTTAGACATTAAAGAATAAATAACAATGAAAAATACAATTCAAAACATCATCTGGTGGTGGCACTCTTAAAACAAAGGGTGATGAATTGTCGTGTCTAAACAAAAAATTCTAACCCGCTACCATGCGGGTTTTTTTATCACTAAATTTTGCAATACAAGATTAACAGGAATTAAAAACATGAATAACGTAAACACTCTTACACATCATTGGTGGTGGCGCCTGGCATAGCGGGACGGTAATGGTCTATCTATAATTTAGACATCGTTATTCAAACCCCGCACTGCTTAGCATTGCGGGGTTTTATTTTTTTAGGGGATGAGGTTTGATTTTTAGTCATATAACAACAACACCAGGTGAAGTGACCAGCATAACGCAAGTACGAGACTACATAAGTAGCCCACTTGCCTTGTATGCGGCACTTGATAAACCTAACTCACTATTGCTTGAATCTGCAGAAATAGATTCAAAAGATAGCGTAAAAAGCTTAATACTGGTTGATTGTGCATTGCGTATTGTTTGCCAAGGCAACCAAGTGAGCATCAGTGCACAATCAAACAACGGCCAACAACTACTTAACTATTTGCAGGCTAATGTACAAAACTGCGCTTCACAGTTAACCGATACCACACTCACACTTGAGTATCACCCAGTCGATGACACCATTGACCAGGCTAGCAAACTGATTGCAGATAACGCTTTTAGTGCACTACGCACGTGTTTAAATAGTATTAGAAGCACCACTGACAATCCGTTCTCAGTGTTTTTAGGCGGCGTATTTGCCTACGACATGGTGGCTAACTTTGAACAACTATCCGATGTGCCTGACGGTGAAAACACCTGCCCAGACTACGTATTTTATTTAGCCGAAACACTGGTTGTTATTGATCACCAAAAACAAACAACCGAGTTAATTGGTAATGTGTTTAATGGCCCAGATGTTCACGCTAATTGTTTTGAAGTGGGCAAACAATTAGAGCGCCTTAATACATTGTGCGACCACGCCGCAGACTTTAGTGCCCCAAGCCAAACAGGTGACTGCCCTGTAAATGTTGATATTAGTGATGAGCAATATTGTCAACAAGTGATAAAACTTAAGCAACACATAGTTGATGGCGATATTTTTCAAGTGGTGCCCTCTCGTACTTTCTCATTGCCGTGCCCTGACTCATTACATGCTTATAGCCAGCTTAAAAAGCAAAACCCAAGCCCCTACATGTTTTACATGCGTGATGAAGATTTCTCATTATTTGGCGCTTCTCCAGAGTCTGCGCTTAAGTATGAGGTTAAGTCTCAACAAGTTGAGGTTTATCCGATTGCAGGTACTCGTCCACGGGGTAAGTTTGCAACTGGACAAATTAATCCCGATTTAGATAGCCGTATTGAACTTGAGCTCAGAAACGATCAAAAAGAACGTGCCGAGCACT
This genomic window contains:
- a CDS encoding PHP domain-containing protein, which encodes MIKYDLHSHTTHSDGHLTVEELLARAVDKNIDVFAITDHDTVAAIEPAQAFIKRENLPLKLINGVEISTKWESFEIHIVGLNIDTNDRTLHTLLSEQQQKRETRAIEIGHRLTKNGFEGIYQQARDLAENAQITRAHFARALIERGVAKNFPGVFKKYLGRGKTGYVPSNWCDMQTAISAIHSAGGVAVLAHPSSYKMSNKWLRKLLVEFKSVGGDAMEVAQPQQAPSERQFLGLLSQEYDLLCSQGSDFHFPTSYLELGKNLYLPKDCQGVWQTWEKHEGVAL
- a CDS encoding anthranilate synthase component 1, encoding MIFSHITTTPGEVTSITQVRDYISSPLALYAALDKPNSLLLESAEIDSKDSVKSLILVDCALRIVCQGNQVSISAQSNNGQQLLNYLQANVQNCASQLTDTTLTLEYHPVDDTIDQASKLIADNAFSALRTCLNSIRSTTDNPFSVFLGGVFAYDMVANFEQLSDVPDGENTCPDYVFYLAETLVVIDHQKQTTELIGNVFNGPDVHANCFEVGKQLERLNTLCDHAADFSAPSQTGDCPVNVDISDEQYCQQVIKLKQHIVDGDIFQVVPSRTFSLPCPDSLHAYSQLKKQNPSPYMFYMRDEDFSLFGASPESALKYEVKSQQVEVYPIAGTRPRGKFATGQINPDLDSRIELELRNDQKERAEHLMLVDLARNDVARISVPGTRHAKELLKVDRYSQVMHLVSRVVGKLKPELDALHAYQACMNMGTLVGAPKVRAAELVRKTEGKRRGSYGGAVGYLTGDGAMDSCIVIRAAFVKNNIAYVQAGAGVVFDSDPMSEANETRAKAQAVITAIKSTYKAV